In Sphingomonas sp., a single window of DNA contains:
- a CDS encoding helix-turn-helix transcriptional regulator — translation MASNVPSPLGAYLRDRRIRLDPAAFGFTSGRRRTPGLRREEVASRANISTTWYTWLEQGRGGAPSADVLDRIAKGLMLTEPEREHIYMLGLGHPPETRYQLIDGISPRLQRVLDGMVLSPAIIKTATWDVVGWNRAATVLLTDYARLPRENRNILRLIFGSDHVRARNADFDSMARFVVGAFRADVARAGASGSAEVAELVSELCRISPLFEALWQDNNVVGHGEGVKRIHHPDAGLLAMEFSSFAVEGRPELGMIIYNPASAADAARLRALLDAHRG, via the coding sequence ATGGCAAGCAATGTGCCCAGCCCGCTCGGGGCCTATCTGCGGGATCGCCGCATCCGCCTCGATCCTGCGGCCTTCGGGTTCACCAGTGGCCGGCGCCGCACGCCGGGGCTGCGCCGCGAGGAAGTGGCGAGCCGCGCCAATATCAGCACGACCTGGTATACCTGGCTGGAGCAGGGTCGTGGCGGCGCGCCGTCCGCCGATGTGCTGGACCGCATTGCCAAGGGCCTGATGCTGACCGAGCCCGAGCGCGAGCATATCTACATGCTCGGCCTGGGGCATCCGCCGGAGACGCGATACCAGCTGATCGACGGCATTTCGCCGCGGCTGCAGCGCGTACTCGACGGCATGGTGCTGAGCCCCGCGATCATCAAAACCGCGACGTGGGACGTGGTCGGCTGGAATCGCGCGGCGACGGTGCTGCTGACCGATTATGCGCGGCTGCCGCGAGAGAACCGCAACATCCTGCGGTTGATCTTCGGCAGCGATCACGTTCGTGCGCGAAACGCCGATTTCGACAGCATGGCGCGCTTCGTCGTCGGTGCCTTCCGCGCAGACGTAGCGCGCGCAGGCGCCAGCGGGAGCGCCGAAGTCGCCGAGCTGGTGAGCGAGCTGTGCCGTATCAGTCCACTGTTCGAGGCGCTCTGGCAGGATAACAACGTGGTTGGGCACGGCGAAGGCGTGAAGCGGATCCATCATCCGGACGCGGGGTTGCTGGCGATGGAATTCTCCTCCTTCGCGGTCGAGGGACGGCCCGAACTCGGCATGATCATCTATAACCCGGCCTCGGCGGCGGACGCAGCGCGGCTGCGCGCACTGCTCGACGCGCACCGGGGCTGA
- a CDS encoding sigma-70 family RNA polymerase sigma factor encodes MRHSEAGLRALMAAGLDGDAAAHAALLRALVPLLRRFFRRRMRGDEDIEDLVQETLIAIHAKRGTYDRDRPFTAWLYAVARYRLIDHLRKRRISVPIEEVEAILITEGFEGPVTARIDVDRLLSGLPGKQARAIRDTRLEGLSVAEAAEGARIGQSDVKVSVHRGLKELAARLRGQR; translated from the coding sequence ATGCGGCACAGCGAAGCAGGGCTACGAGCGTTGATGGCGGCGGGACTGGACGGCGACGCCGCGGCGCACGCGGCGCTGCTGCGTGCGCTGGTACCGCTGCTGCGCCGCTTCTTTCGCCGACGGATGCGGGGGGATGAGGATATCGAGGATCTCGTGCAGGAAACGCTGATTGCCATTCACGCCAAGCGCGGCACCTATGATCGCGATCGCCCCTTCACCGCCTGGCTATATGCCGTTGCCCGCTATCGGCTGATCGACCATCTCCGCAAGCGCCGGATTTCGGTGCCGATCGAGGAGGTGGAGGCGATCCTGATCACCGAAGGCTTCGAAGGGCCGGTGACGGCGCGCATCGATGTCGATCGGCTGCTTTCGGGCCTGCCGGGCAAACAGGCCCGCGCCATTCGCGATACGCGCCTGGAAGGCCTGAGCGTCGCGGAAGCGGCCGAGGGTGCGCGGATCGGCCAGTCCGACGTGAAGGTCTCGGTGCATCGCGGGCTGAAGGAGCTTGCGGCCCGGCTGCGAGGGCAACGATAA